The proteins below are encoded in one region of Apium graveolens cultivar Ventura chromosome 4, ASM990537v1, whole genome shotgun sequence:
- the LOC141721759 gene encoding nuatigenin 3-beta-glucosyltransferase-like, translated as MENSNQNLHVLLLPYFTPSHMIPLVDMGRLLATRGVTVTIVTTPHNALLFRESILQDVESGNQIHVRELTFPSKEVGLPEGIENFNAITSSEMSSKVFYGVMLLQKPMEDLIRNISPDCIFSDMFYPWTADLADELNIPRLMFYPSSFLYHCVTHSLSVYAPHDNVESETDTFLVPNLPDKIEMKRCQLQEHVKVKTRFGELIKAIKESEQKSYGLVHHTFYELEPAYADHYGEIKNCKFWHIGPIFQFFKKAETFSTSSSEQHYSLSWLDTQNPGSVLYICFGSMVRFSDAQLTEIALALEASKIQFIWVVRKSVDNQEKWLPSGFEQRILKNNKGLIVREWVPQVKILDHPSTGGFLTHCGWNSVLEAVVAGVPLVTWPLFAEHFYNEKLVELLRVGVRVGADVWNSGFEITSPLVRRELIQNALAKLMDGSDESSMIRRRAEEIGVLARSAVLDGGSSSNQLSGLIEEMKAFSQEKTKSGSRN; from the coding sequence ATGGAGAATTCAAATCAAAACCTCCATGTTCTGCTCCTCCCATACTTCACACCAAGCCACATGATTCCACTGGTAGACATGGGAAGACTCCTCGCAACCCGCGGTGTCACGGTGACGATAGTCACCACACCACACAATGCTCTCCTGTTCCGAGAGTCCATCCTACAAGATGTCGAATCAGGGAATCAAATTCATGTTCGTGAGCTTACGTTTCCGTCGAAAGAAGTTGGATTGCCTGAAGGAATCGAGAATTTCAATGCCATAACGTCTAGTGAAATGAGTAGTAAAGTATTTTACGGGGTCATGCTCCTTCAAAAACCTATGGAAGATTTAATCAGGAACATTTCGCCTGATTGTATTTTTTCTGATATGTTTTATCCTTGGACAGCTGATCTTGCTGATGAGCTTAATATACCTAGACTCATGTTTTATCCGTCGAGTTTTTTGTATCATTGTGTCACACATAGTCTTTCTGTCTATGCACCCCATGATAATGTTGAGTCAGAAACAGATACTTTCTTGGTCCCGAATCTCCCGGACAAAATCGAGATGAAAAGATGTCAGCTGCAAGAACATGTTAAGGTGAAGACGAGGTTCGGTGAACTTATCAAGGCAATTAAGGAGTCTGAGCAGAAAAGCTATGGTCTGGTTCATCACACTTTTTATGAACTTGAGCCTGCTTATGCAGACCATTATGGTGAAATCAAGAATTGTAAGTTTTGGCACATTGGTCCTATATTTCAGTTCTTTAAAAAGGCTGAGACATTTAGTACTTCTTCATCTGAGCAACATTATAGTTTAAGTTGGTTAGATACACAAAACCCTGGTTCTGTTCTCTACATTTGTTTCGGAAGCATGGTCAGATTTTCTGAtgctcaacttactgaaatcgCATTAGCACTCGAGGCTTCCAAGATTCAGTTTATTTGGGTGGTTCGCAAGAGTGTCGATAATCAAGAAAAATGGTTACCATCAGGGTTTGAACAAAGAATATTGAAAAATAACAAGGGCTTAATAGTCCGAGAATGGGTTCCCCAGGTGAAAATCCTGGATCACCCGTCGACAGGAGGGTTCCTGACGCATTGTGGTTGGAACTCGGTGCTCGAAGCAGTTGTCGCTGGAGTGCCACTTGTGACATGGCCTTTATTTGCTGAGCATTTTTACAATGAGAAGCTTGTTGAGCTTCTCAGGGTAGGTGTAAGAGTTGGTGCTGATGTTTGGAACTCAGGCTTTGAAATCACAAGTCCCCTGGTGAGAAGAGAACTGATACAGAATGCATTGGCAAAATTAATGGACGGTTCAGATGAGTCCTCGATGATCAGACGGCGAGCAGAGGAGATTGGAGTCTTGGCTAGAAGTGCAGTCTTGGATGGTGGGTCCTCCTCCAATCAACTATCTGGTCTAATTGAAGAAATGAAAGCTTTTAGTCAAGAAAAAACAAAGAGCGGGTCCAGAAATTGA